In Spirosoma pollinicola, the genomic window CCATCGAACCCAATGAGTTTTCTGCGGTGGAATCTGGTTTGCATATTTATCCTGTACCTGCTCAGACTAATCTATCAATACGCTACTATGCACAAACAGCCGGGGAAGCCGTGCTGCAGTTAACCAGTATGGCAGCTCTGCCCGTAAGCCATTCGCTTCATCAGGTATTACCCGGGGAAAATATCATTCAGTTAGCGGTAGACCAGCTAAACAGGGGAAACTATGTGCTGACACTTACCCAAAACAATCAGCGTTTAAGCCGCAAAGTGATTTTAACAGAATGATGGGTGGATGAGCTTGTCCATTACAACAGAAGCCAGGGTCCTTCCGTGACATATGTCACGGAAGGACCCTGGCTCATTTTATAGCTTTGTCGCAGAAACTTAAACGCCACAAAAGCTATGTTGACTATATTTAAATCAATTTTCGGAGCGTCTGATACGAGAAAAATCGACGAAGTACTGGCTCAGGGAGCCGTTATTATTGACGTACGCTCAGTTGGCGAATTTGCCGGTGGCCACGCCAAAGGAGCGGTAAATATTCCATTAGATCAACTTGATGCAAAAATCGCCAAGGTTAAAAGCTACAAGAAACCGATTGTCGTTTGCTGCGCATCGGGTATGCGGAGTGCCCGCGCCAAGAGCTTACTGGCAAGTCATGGAATCACCGACCTATACGATGCCGGTGGCTGGAGAAATATCAGCTAACGACCAATTATTGGTTTTTAATGGATAATGGATAAAATGAAGAGTGAATAATAATGAAGCTGTTTATACTTTTGAAATAGCTGCCAGAAGAGTGGTTTTTGTCATTCTGACGAAGGAAGAATCTTAAGGTATCCCCACTTCCAGACATGGATACCTTAAGATTCTTCCTTCGTCAGAATGACAAAAACCCGTTCGGAAACAAAAGACTAAACAACCTCAATACAATCTGATTAACTAACCATGATTAATTCTTAATTTTTCCCTCTTCATTCAATTAGCCGCAACGACGATTTGCGGGCGATCAGCTTTGTTTTTAAAACGTTACTGATCGACGTGGTATGTTCGCCGGGATTTCTGATTAGGTTAATCAACAACTCGGCCGCCGAGCGACCCATCTCGAAGGCAGGCTGTGCTACCGAACTTAAGGGCGGATTCATCAGGGCAGCCATCGGCAGGTCAGAAAAGCCGATTAAGGCAATCTCATTGGGCATTGATAAGCCCGCTTCTGTAATGGCCGCATGACAGCCAATGGCAATGTTATCGCTGGAAG contains:
- a CDS encoding rhodanese-like domain-containing protein, with protein sequence MLTIFKSIFGASDTRKIDEVLAQGAVIIDVRSVGEFAGGHAKGAVNIPLDQLDAKIAKVKSYKKPIVVCCASGMRSARAKSLLASHGITDLYDAGGWRNIS